From Gammaproteobacteria bacterium, the proteins below share one genomic window:
- a CDS encoding chromate resistance protein — MRNDHDLTWLLFITSAPGQSGTRRIRLWRALRGLGAAVMRDGVYLLPAREPLRQALEEQTQSVLELKGTAYLLDVKTQSVEEEQAFRAMFDRGDQYKDLIEAVAHFHAGLSKWTEPQARRALKSLRRDFRSLGAVDYFPGAAKEQASRALQEAEAMILRRFAPNEPKAAQREMERLDKAHYQGRVWATRRRLWVDRVASAWLIRSFIDPEAQFVWLANPAECPSNALGFDFDGAIFTHVDDRVTFEMLIASFGLESDPALARIADLVHHLDVGGRPVPEAAGFETILTGARERCANDDCLLAEMTPVLNCLYTAFAPAPASV; from the coding sequence ATGAGAAATGACCATGATTTAACGTGGCTCTTGTTTATCACCAGCGCACCGGGCCAAAGCGGTACGCGGCGTATTCGCTTATGGCGCGCACTTAGGGGTCTAGGCGCCGCGGTGATGCGCGACGGGGTGTATCTGCTTCCAGCGCGTGAGCCATTACGCCAGGCGCTGGAGGAGCAGACGCAAAGTGTGTTGGAGCTGAAGGGAACTGCGTATCTGCTGGACGTCAAGACGCAGAGCGTCGAGGAGGAACAAGCGTTTCGCGCGATGTTTGACCGCGGTGATCAGTACAAGGACCTGATAGAGGCGGTTGCTCACTTCCATGCCGGATTATCCAAGTGGACGGAACCACAGGCGCGACGCGCGCTGAAATCCTTGCGGCGTGACTTCCGTAGCCTCGGCGCCGTCGACTATTTTCCCGGCGCGGCCAAAGAGCAGGCCAGTCGGGCACTACAGGAAGCCGAAGCGATGATTTTGCGGCGTTTTGCGCCGAATGAGCCGAAGGCTGCGCAACGGGAGATGGAGCGGCTGGACAAGGCGCACTATCAAGGCCGAGTGTGGGCTACGCGCAGGCGCTTATGGGTGGATCGGGTCGCCAGCGCGTGGCTTATCCGCTCGTTTATCGATCCCGAGGCGCAATTTGTGTGGCTGGCGAACCCCGCGGAGTGCCCATCAAACGCCCTCGGCTTCGATTTCGACGGCGCTATATTTACTCATGTCGACGATCGAGTCACCTTCGAGATGCTCATAGCCAGCTTCGGATTGGAGAGCGATCCGGCGCTGGCGCGCATCGCCGATCTCGTGCATCACCTGGACGTAGGCGGCCGTCCAGTACCCGAAGCGGCCGGGTTCGAAACCATCCTCACTGGCGCGCGCGAGCGCTGCGCGAACGATGATTGCCTGCTCGCCGAGATGACGCCGGTGCTGAATTGCCTCTATACCGCCTTCGCACCCGCGCCAGCATCAGTCTGA
- a CDS encoding TolC family protein, with protein MSCSFSYVRGPFALRGFIIAFSLSAALGVRVHAQEASVGALTLTDAVALTLARNPELQAGGYTLRAADAFIDEAGLSPPLVAGGEIENFAGTGNLSGAQGAETTLQLSRVIELGGKLDARVLAAGEARALAAVERQALRLDVLAEVARRFTHVVSDQEQLALTRRATELAERTLDLTAERVAVGRAPVTEQNRAEIALARARIDEEHTKH; from the coding sequence ATGTCTTGTTCTTTCAGTTACGTTCGCGGTCCGTTCGCGTTGCGCGGGTTTATCATCGCGTTCTCGCTGAGCGCGGCGCTCGGCGTCCGCGTTCATGCGCAGGAAGCCTCGGTCGGCGCGTTGACGTTGACCGACGCCGTCGCACTCACTCTGGCAAGAAATCCCGAATTGCAGGCCGGTGGCTACACGTTGCGCGCGGCGGATGCGTTCATCGACGAGGCGGGCCTGTCGCCGCCGCTGGTCGCGGGCGGAGAGATCGAAAACTTTGCCGGCACCGGAAACCTGAGCGGCGCGCAGGGCGCGGAGACGACCCTGCAGTTAAGCCGCGTCATCGAACTGGGCGGCAAGCTGGATGCGCGCGTGCTAGCGGCAGGCGAGGCGCGCGCACTGGCGGCGGTGGAACGGCAGGCGCTCCGGCTGGACGTGCTGGCCGAGGTCGCGCGCCGCTTCACACACGTGGTATCGGATCAGGAGCAACTCGCGCTCACGCGGCGCGCCACCGAACTTGCCGAGCGGACGCTGGATCTCACCGCGGAGCGCGTGGCGGTCGGTCGGGCGCCCGTGACGGAACAGAATCGCGCCGAGATCGCGCTGGCTCGCGCGCGCATCGACGAGGAACACACCAAGCATTAG
- a CDS encoding TolC family protein: MLWGETEPAYAAAGALYALPMVPEFPKLIANIEKNPDLASFVNVRRLNEARLRLAETQRTPDVQFTGGVRRLETFDDQALVFSLSVPLGMNQQAAPDIAAASADYARVEFDAMAKRLELRALLFGIYQELLHARTEAETLRNDVLPQAEENLRQTEAGFQAGRYSFLELTVAQAELLDIEREAIQAARNYHDFVIEIERLTGGAVTR, from the coding sequence GTGTTGTGGGGTGAGACCGAACCTGCTTACGCGGCGGCGGGCGCGCTTTACGCGCTTCCGATGGTGCCGGAATTCCCGAAGCTCATCGCGAATATCGAAAAAAACCCGGATCTGGCGAGTTTCGTTAACGTGCGGCGTCTCAACGAAGCGCGCCTGCGCCTGGCCGAGACCCAACGCACGCCGGACGTGCAGTTCACCGGCGGTGTGCGGCGGCTGGAAACCTTCGACGACCAGGCGCTGGTGTTCTCGCTGTCCGTCCCGCTCGGCATGAACCAGCAGGCCGCGCCCGACATCGCCGCCGCCTCCGCCGACTACGCTAGAGTCGAATTCGATGCCATGGCCAAACGGCTGGAACTGCGAGCGCTGCTGTTCGGCATCTATCAGGAGCTGCTGCATGCCCGCACGGAAGCGGAGACTCTGCGCAACGACGTGCTGCCGCAGGCCGAAGAAAACCTGCGCCAGACCGAGGCGGGATTTCAGGCCGGGCGTTATTCGTTTCTGGAACTGACTGTGGCGCAGGCGGAGCTTTTGGACATTGAGCGCGAAGCGATCCAGGCGGCGCGCAATTATCACGATTTCGTGATCGAGATCGAGCGCCTGACCGGCGGCGCGGTGACGCGATGA
- a CDS encoding efflux RND transporter periplasmic adaptor subunit yields the protein MRGIAGFVFLLGTLLAGCGAPPEPNDQGGSKASHGEGEHAEEAEGPHGGKLLHEGPLELEVTVYEQGVPPEFRVYAHRNGQPVPLKQVNLTMEITRLGGETDRFSFSPQGNYLVGKGEVREPHSFDVRVQAAHEGREYSWNYASYEGRTTIAPKAAEAADIEVNQAGPAIIHETLALTGSIHMIPERLAHVRARYAGVIRSVNARLNDTVKAGDELASVQSNESLQTYAVTAPVDGVVLELDATAGEATGGEEMFVIADLSKVWAELDLFARDMTRIQVGQRVRIKSLDGVRSAQGRIEMLSPTASTLSQSVRARAVLDNRDGQWRPGQFVRGVITVAETLVPLAVRRAAIRQFRNFQVVFARVGDTYEVRMLELGRRGAAHVEVKGGLAPGETYVVRNSYLIKADIEKSGASHDH from the coding sequence ATGAGGGGAATAGCAGGTTTTGTTTTCTTGTTGGGAACGTTGCTCGCCGGTTGCGGCGCGCCGCCGGAACCGAACGATCAAGGCGGGAGCAAAGCGTCTCATGGCGAAGGCGAGCATGCTGAGGAAGCCGAAGGCCCACACGGGGGCAAGCTGTTGCATGAGGGGCCGCTCGAGCTCGAAGTGACGGTCTATGAGCAGGGCGTGCCGCCCGAATTTCGCGTTTACGCACATCGCAACGGCCAACCGGTGCCGCTCAAACAGGTGAACCTCACCATGGAGATCACGCGTCTTGGCGGTGAGACGGATCGTTTCTCCTTTTCGCCGCAAGGGAATTATCTGGTAGGCAAAGGCGAGGTGCGCGAGCCCCATTCCTTCGACGTGCGCGTGCAGGCGGCGCATGAGGGCCGCGAATATTCATGGAATTACGCGTCCTACGAAGGCCGCACCACGATCGCGCCAAAAGCCGCCGAAGCCGCCGATATCGAGGTGAACCAGGCCGGACCCGCGATCATCCATGAGACATTGGCGCTCACCGGCTCGATTCACATGATCCCCGAACGCCTCGCGCACGTGCGCGCCCGATATGCGGGCGTGATCCGCTCAGTCAATGCGCGCCTCAACGACACGGTCAAGGCCGGGGACGAACTGGCCAGCGTGCAAAGCAACGAGAGCCTGCAAACTTATGCCGTTACCGCGCCGGTCGACGGCGTGGTGCTGGAGCTCGACGCCACCGCCGGTGAGGCAACCGGCGGCGAAGAAATGTTCGTCATCGCCGACCTCTCGAAAGTATGGGCGGAGCTGGATTTGTTCGCGCGCGACATGACGCGCATTCAGGTTGGCCAGCGTGTACGCATCAAAAGCCTGGACGGCGTCCGGTCCGCGCAAGGTCGTATCGAAATGCTGTCACCCACCGCCTCGACACTCAGCCAGAGCGTGCGCGCCCGCGCGGTACTGGACAATCGAGACGGACAATGGCGGCCCGGTCAGTTCGTGCGCGGCGTAATCACCGTTGCCGAGACCCTGGTGCCGCTGGCGGTAAGGCGCGCGGCCATACGGCAGTTCCGGAATTTCCAGGTGGTGTTTGCGCGCGTGGGCGACACCTACGAGGTGCGCATGCTGGAGCTGGGGCGGCGCGGGGCGGCGCACGTTGAAGTGAAAGGCGGTCTCGCACCCGGCGAAACCTACGTCGTCAGGAACAGCTATCTGATCAAGGCCGACATCGAGAAGTCCGGCGCTTCGCACGATCATTGA